Proteins from a genomic interval of Pelagibaculum spongiae:
- the pyrF gene encoding orotidine-5'-phosphate decarboxylase, whose protein sequence is MAENNQADYEVHTNCRVLVALDFNNPQDALAFADQVSPSQCRLKVGKELFTLAGPQLVDQLQQKGFEVFLDLKFHDIPNTVAAACKVAAEMGVWMVNIHASGGVKMMQAAKEAVASVAPKNGRAKTKLIAVTVLTSTSEQDFAQLGFSGSIEQQVVNLAKLTYQAGLDGVVCSAREAEVLRRTIGEDFLLVTPGIRPEGYAKDDQTRIVTPRQALINGSSYLVIGRPITKAENPQLALQQINQSIKGL, encoded by the coding sequence ATGGCTGAAAACAATCAAGCAGATTATGAAGTGCACACCAATTGCAGGGTATTGGTCGCGCTGGATTTTAATAATCCTCAAGATGCGCTGGCTTTTGCTGATCAAGTTTCTCCTTCTCAATGTCGCTTAAAAGTAGGTAAAGAATTATTCACTTTGGCTGGACCGCAGTTGGTTGATCAATTGCAGCAAAAGGGTTTTGAAGTTTTTCTTGATTTAAAATTCCACGATATTCCAAATACAGTTGCAGCGGCGTGTAAAGTTGCTGCTGAAATGGGCGTCTGGATGGTTAATATTCATGCCAGTGGCGGCGTAAAAATGATGCAGGCAGCAAAAGAAGCTGTTGCATCAGTGGCACCTAAAAATGGCAGAGCTAAAACCAAGTTAATTGCAGTGACAGTTCTAACCAGCACTTCAGAGCAAGATTTTGCTCAATTGGGTTTTAGTGGCTCGATTGAGCAACAAGTAGTTAATTTAGCCAAACTAACTTATCAAGCGGGTTTGGATGGTGTGGTTTGTTCGGCGCGAGAGGCAGAAGTTTTACGCCGAACAATCGGTGAAGATTTCCTTTTGGTAACGCCAGGCATTCGTCCCGAGGGCTATGCCAAGGACGACCAAACTCGAATTGTTACACCGCGTCAGGCACTGATCAATGGATCCAGTTACTTAGTGATTGGTCGGCCAATTACTAAGGCTGAAAATCCACAGTTAGCTTTGCAACAAATCAATCAATCAATTAAGGGCTTGTAG
- the lapB gene encoding lipopolysaccharide assembly protein LapB produces the protein MVEALFMLAVALIPLAAISGWWIGARQKKHAESGELSQQYVAGLNFLLSEQPDLAVDSFVKLADLDKNAAEAHLALAHQYRSKGEVDRAIRLHQNLIARPNLSGYIRDLALFELGLDYMAAGIYERAEGIFSELITKKDYRRRCQDQLQKLYQTESEWQKAIEVLRQRKASEVGPVVAHYYCELADQSCKADELSTALKFANKAIAADRNCVRASLLIAHHYQVLGNHRSAIRHLEQVAEQQADFLPEVLPLLKEIFDQTGNHPTRINLLKRFSQQSESIAIVLALVDAISVAEGQKAGSQTLIQAMKQKPSLRGVERLIELQLPSCSESAESLQVIQQLVSQLVQNKHKYRCYKCGFKGNQLHWQCPACNDWNSVRPVIGAEGA, from the coding sequence ATGGTTGAAGCGCTATTTATGCTGGCGGTGGCTTTAATCCCGCTAGCGGCTATCTCGGGATGGTGGATAGGTGCGCGTCAAAAAAAGCATGCTGAATCTGGCGAATTGTCACAGCAGTATGTTGCCGGATTAAATTTTTTATTGAGTGAGCAGCCAGATCTTGCGGTTGATTCTTTTGTTAAATTAGCTGATCTGGATAAAAATGCCGCCGAAGCACATCTGGCTTTAGCGCATCAATATCGAAGTAAAGGTGAAGTTGATCGAGCGATTCGCTTACATCAAAATCTAATTGCTCGTCCTAATCTTTCTGGTTATATCCGCGATCTAGCATTGTTCGAATTAGGGCTAGATTACATGGCTGCTGGTATCTATGAGCGAGCTGAGGGTATTTTTAGCGAGCTAATCACCAAAAAAGATTACCGCCGCCGCTGCCAAGACCAGTTACAAAAACTGTATCAAACTGAAAGCGAATGGCAAAAAGCGATTGAGGTTTTGCGTCAGCGTAAAGCTTCTGAAGTTGGGCCAGTGGTTGCGCACTATTATTGCGAATTGGCGGATCAGAGTTGTAAGGCGGATGAATTATCGACTGCATTAAAATTTGCCAATAAGGCGATAGCGGCAGATCGAAACTGCGTTAGAGCGAGTTTGTTGATTGCGCATCATTATCAGGTTTTGGGTAATCATCGATCGGCAATCCGACACCTAGAGCAGGTGGCTGAGCAGCAAGCCGATTTTTTGCCAGAAGTGTTGCCGCTTTTAAAAGAAATTTTTGATCAGACCGGCAATCATCCAACTCGAATTAATTTATTAAAGCGCTTTAGTCAGCAATCTGAATCGATTGCGATTGTATTGGCGTTGGTTGATGCAATCAGTGTTGCTGAAGGTCAAAAGGCTGGTAGTCAGACGCTAATTCAGGCAATGAAGCAAAAGCCCTCGCTACGTGGCGTTGAGCGATTGATTGAATTGCAGTTGCCCAGTTGTTCGGAAAGTGCAGAGAGTTTGCAGGTTATTCAACAGCTGGTCAGTCAGCTCGTTCAAAACAAGCATAAATACCGCTGTTATAAATGTGGCTTTAAAGGCAACCAATTGCATTGGCAATGTCCCGCCTGCAATGACTGGAATAGCGTACGTCCGGTCATTGGTGCAGAAGGGGCGTAA
- a CDS encoding LapA family protein: MRTIRILIMLTLSLAIVGYGIGFGMINSETITINYLLVEQSWPVGLHVSLALLLGASAGFIAALGFTLKKNPPREG; encoded by the coding sequence ATGAGAACAATAAGAATTTTGATAATGCTAACCCTGTCTCTGGCGATAGTAGGTTATGGTATCGGTTTTGGCATGATCAATTCCGAGACGATCACTATTAACTATTTGTTGGTTGAGCAAAGCTGGCCGGTTGGCTTGCATGTATCGCTTGCCTTGTTGTTAGGTGCGAGTGCCGGTTTTATTGCAGCGTTGGGGTTTACGTTAAAAAAGAATCCCCCACGGGAGGGTTAA
- the ihfB gene encoding integration host factor subunit beta: MTKSELIERLSLKQPHLSYKDVEMSVKTLLEEMVGSLENGERIEIRGFGSFSLHYRAPRNGRNPKTGETVALDGKFVPHFKPGKELRERVNEKFAD, translated from the coding sequence ATGACCAAATCCGAGCTGATCGAAAGGTTAAGCCTTAAGCAGCCACACTTGTCCTATAAAGATGTGGAAATGTCAGTAAAAACCCTCTTGGAAGAGATGGTTGGCTCCCTGGAAAATGGCGAGCGCATTGAGATTCGCGGGTTCGGCAGTTTTTCCTTGCATTACCGTGCACCTCGTAACGGTCGTAATCCAAAGACCGGCGAAACTGTTGCATTGGACGGCAAATTTGTGCCGCACTTTAAGCCAGGTAAGGAATTGCGCGAACGCGTAAATGAGAAATTTGCTGATTAG
- the rpsA gene encoding 30S ribosomal protein S1, which produces MSESFAELFAEYESQEMKSGSILKATVIAIDREMVTVDAGLKSEGFIPVDEFYGDNRQLEIEVGDVVDVALESVEDGFGETRMSREKAKRAEAWGVLEAAFEAEEAVKGVISGKVKGGFTVDISTIRAFLPGSLVDVRPVRDTTHLEGKELEFKVIKLDQKRNNVVVSRRAVVEQESSAEREQLLENLQEGMEVKGIVKNLTDYGAFVDLGGIDGLLHITDMAWKRVKHPSEIVNVGDEINVKVLKFDRERTRVSLGLKQLGEDPWVEISRRYPESTRLRGQVTNITDYGCFVEIEEGVEGLVHVSEMDWTNKNVHPSKVVQLGEEVEVMVLDIDEERRRISLGIKQCQTNPWEDFATTKAKGDRVSGKIKSITDFGIFIGLDGGIDGLVHLSDISWTAAGEEAVRQFKKGDELEAVVLSVDPERERISLGIKQIEEDPFNGFVATNPRGTVVTGKVIEVDAKGAVIQLTDSVEAYLRASEISRDRIEDATKVLTVGDEVEAKLISVDRKARSLSLSIKAKDSEEETVAMDDYTRRTEELVAPATLGDLIKQQMQGK; this is translated from the coding sequence ATGAGCGAAAGCTTCGCAGAACTCTTTGCCGAGTACGAAAGTCAAGAAATGAAGTCCGGTTCCATCCTGAAAGCGACTGTAATCGCTATCGATCGGGAAATGGTAACTGTTGACGCAGGTTTAAAATCTGAAGGTTTCATCCCTGTAGACGAGTTCTACGGTGATAATCGTCAGTTAGAAATCGAAGTCGGTGACGTGGTAGACGTTGCACTGGAATCTGTTGAAGACGGATTCGGTGAAACTCGCATGTCTCGCGAAAAAGCCAAGCGTGCTGAAGCTTGGGGCGTTCTTGAGGCTGCCTTTGAAGCTGAAGAAGCTGTTAAAGGTGTTATTTCTGGCAAGGTTAAGGGTGGTTTCACCGTTGATATCAGCACTATCCGTGCGTTCTTGCCTGGTTCTCTGGTTGACGTTCGTCCAGTTCGTGATACGACTCACCTGGAAGGCAAAGAGCTCGAGTTCAAGGTTATCAAGCTTGACCAGAAGCGTAACAACGTTGTTGTTTCCCGCCGTGCCGTTGTAGAACAAGAAAGCAGTGCAGAACGTGAGCAGTTGCTGGAAAATCTGCAAGAAGGTATGGAAGTTAAGGGTATCGTTAAGAACCTGACTGACTACGGTGCATTCGTAGATTTGGGCGGCATTGATGGTCTGTTGCACATTACCGATATGGCTTGGAAGCGCGTTAAGCATCCTTCAGAAATCGTAAATGTTGGTGATGAAATCAACGTTAAGGTTCTGAAGTTTGATCGCGAGCGTACTCGTGTATCTTTAGGCCTGAAGCAGTTAGGCGAAGATCCATGGGTCGAAATCAGTCGTCGTTACCCAGAAAGCACGCGTCTGCGTGGTCAAGTGACTAACATCACTGATTACGGTTGCTTCGTTGAAATCGAAGAAGGCGTTGAAGGTCTGGTACACGTTTCTGAAATGGATTGGACCAACAAAAACGTTCACCCAAGCAAAGTTGTTCAGCTGGGTGAAGAAGTTGAAGTTATGGTTCTGGATATCGACGAAGAGCGTCGTCGTATCTCTCTGGGCATTAAGCAATGCCAGACCAATCCATGGGAAGATTTCGCGACTACCAAGGCTAAAGGCGACCGTGTTTCCGGTAAGATCAAGTCAATCACTGACTTCGGTATCTTCATCGGCTTGGACGGCGGCATCGATGGTCTGGTTCACTTGTCTGACATCTCCTGGACTGCAGCTGGCGAAGAAGCCGTGCGTCAGTTCAAGAAAGGCGACGAGTTGGAAGCAGTTGTACTGTCTGTTGATCCTGAGCGTGAGCGTATCTCACTGGGTATCAAGCAGATCGAAGAAGACCCATTCAATGGCTTCGTAGCGACTAACCCACGTGGCACTGTAGTAACCGGTAAGGTTATTGAAGTTGACGCTAAGGGCGCAGTTATTCAGTTAACTGACAGTGTTGAAGCCTACTTGCGCGCATCTGAAATCTCTCGTGACCGTATCGAAGACGCTACTAAAGTGTTGACGGTTGGTGACGAAGTTGAAGCTAAGCTGATCAGTGTTGATCGCAAAGCTCGCAGCCTGAGCCTTTCCATTAAGGCGAAAGACAGCGAAGAAGAGACCGTTGCAATGGATGATTACACTCGTCGTACTGAGGAGCTAGTTGCTCCTGCGACTTTGGGTGATTTGATCAAGCAACAGATGCAAGGCAAGTAA
- the cmk gene encoding (d)CMP kinase gives MTVPVITVDGPGGSGKGTLCQLLASELGFHLLDSGALYRISALAAVRAGLDKSQPEQLAAMAAKLEIAFLPGEVGEPTRVLMNGDDVTAEIRTEKTGEMASKIAALPQLRDALFQKQRDFQITPGLIADGRDMGTVVFPEAPLKIFLTASSEERAKRRYNQLKAKGLDVNLSALQRDIAERDLRDSQRATAPLKPAVDAVMLDSSTLSIEQVLEKALQLAKQRI, from the coding sequence ATGACAGTTCCTGTAATCACTGTTGATGGACCTGGCGGCTCAGGCAAAGGCACTTTGTGTCAATTGCTGGCAAGTGAGTTGGGTTTTCATCTGTTGGATAGTGGTGCGCTTTATCGAATTTCTGCTTTGGCGGCGGTTCGTGCCGGCCTAGATAAATCCCAACCTGAGCAATTGGCGGCAATGGCAGCTAAGCTGGAAATTGCTTTTTTGCCGGGTGAAGTCGGCGAGCCGACTCGAGTGCTAATGAACGGTGACGATGTCACTGCTGAAATTCGCACCGAAAAAACAGGTGAAATGGCTTCGAAAATTGCTGCATTACCTCAATTGCGCGATGCGTTGTTTCAAAAGCAGCGTGATTTTCAGATAACGCCCGGCTTGATTGCCGATGGTCGGGATATGGGTACGGTGGTATTCCCTGAAGCACCGTTGAAAATCTTTCTTACCGCCAGCTCAGAAGAACGGGCAAAAAGACGTTATAACCAGTTGAAGGCCAAGGGGCTAGATGTTAATCTTTCCGCCCTTCAGCGGGACATTGCTGAACGAGATCTGCGCGACAGCCAGCGAGCTACCGCGCCGCTTAAACCAGCTGTCGATGCTGTAATGCTGGATTCCAGTACACTCAGTATCGAGCAAGTGCTTGAAAAAGCGCTGCAATTGGCTAAGCAACGGATCTAA
- the aroA gene encoding 3-phosphoshikimate 1-carboxyvinyltransferase, translated as MSKNTSEKIKFVTSAARPLTGELRVPGDKSMSHRSVMFSSIADGTSHVTGFLQGADAMATLNSFRAMGVEIEGPVNGELTVHGVGVDGLKQPQIDIDLGNSGTSIRLLSGLLAGQSFPVAMVGDASLSRRPMGRVADPLRLMNADIETAEAGRPPLKLKGGAQLKAIDYPTPMASAQVKSCVLLAGLYADGVTRVKEPAITRDHTERMLSAFGVEIGKDDQGWISIEGGQRLSACDIDVPADISSAAFFMVAASIVPGSELLLQHVGINPTRTGIIDILQLMGGDITLENQREIGGEPVADIRVKAAQLKGIHIPEHLVPLAIDEFPVLFVAAACAEGETILTGAEELRVKESDRIQVMADGLQILGVDAQPTADGMVVRGAGLSGTVSGGAFGGGRVMSDHDHRIAMSFSVAGLRSTAPIEIDGCEIVATSFPNFVELACKAGFGLQAVEENE; from the coding sequence ATGTCTAAAAATACGTCCGAAAAAATTAAATTTGTAACTTCAGCAGCGCGTCCTTTAACTGGCGAGCTTCGCGTGCCTGGTGATAAATCGATGTCACACCGTTCGGTCATGTTTTCTAGCATTGCCGATGGCACCAGCCATGTAACGGGTTTCTTACAAGGAGCCGATGCAATGGCGACCTTGAATAGTTTTCGCGCCATGGGCGTTGAAATTGAAGGGCCGGTTAATGGTGAATTGACCGTCCATGGTGTCGGTGTTGACGGTTTGAAACAGCCTCAAATCGATATCGATCTGGGTAATTCAGGTACTTCGATTCGCTTGCTGTCAGGTTTGCTGGCGGGGCAGTCGTTTCCGGTGGCTATGGTCGGTGATGCTTCGCTTAGCCGTCGTCCAATGGGACGGGTTGCCGATCCACTGCGCCTGATGAATGCCGATATTGAAACCGCTGAAGCTGGCCGTCCGCCACTGAAGTTAAAAGGTGGTGCTCAATTAAAAGCGATTGACTATCCAACGCCGATGGCCAGTGCTCAGGTGAAATCTTGTGTGCTGTTGGCCGGTTTATATGCCGATGGCGTGACCCGGGTGAAGGAACCTGCGATCACTCGCGATCATACTGAGCGGATGTTATCTGCCTTTGGCGTTGAAATCGGTAAAGATGATCAAGGCTGGATTTCTATTGAAGGCGGTCAGCGATTGTCTGCTTGCGATATTGATGTTCCTGCTGACATATCTTCTGCTGCTTTCTTTATGGTAGCGGCATCGATTGTGCCGGGTTCAGAGTTGTTACTTCAGCATGTAGGTATCAACCCAACCCGCACCGGTATTATCGACATTCTGCAATTAATGGGTGGCGATATTACGCTGGAAAATCAGCGAGAAATTGGCGGTGAACCGGTAGCTGATATTCGAGTTAAAGCAGCTCAATTGAAAGGAATTCATATTCCTGAACATTTGGTGCCGCTGGCGATTGATGAATTTCCGGTGTTGTTTGTAGCGGCGGCATGTGCCGAAGGCGAGACCATTTTAACCGGTGCAGAAGAGTTACGGGTTAAAGAGTCAGACCGAATTCAGGTGATGGCGGATGGTTTGCAGATTTTAGGCGTTGATGCGCAACCGACTGCCGATGGCATGGTTGTTCGTGGCGCGGGTTTGAGCGGCACTGTATCAGGTGGCGCGTTTGGTGGTGGTCGGGTAATGAGCGACCATGATCACCGGATTGCTATGAGTTTTTCGGTGGCCGGTTTGCGTTCCACGGCACCAATTGAGATAGATGGCTGCGAAATCGTCGCAACCTCTTTCCCTAACTTTGTTGAATTGGCTTGCAAGGCTGGTTTTGGCCTGCAGGCAGTTGAGGAAAATGAATGA
- a CDS encoding prephenate dehydrogenase: MLINRLVVIGVGLIGGSVARDARKFGLVKEIIGCGRGEANLQKAVELGVVDSYTTDVADAVKDADMVLMAAPMGAFESLFRAMKPALSPNTIITDAGSVKGCVVDDAIKVFGEVPANLVPAHPIAGTEKSGVEASFEGLYRDRRVLLTPTEQTDPQATAKVRALWTGIGARVDEIGVEHHDKVLAATSHLPHLLAYGLVDTLARMDDSREIFSYAAGGFRDFTRIAASDPQMWHDINFTNRKAILEVLDLYRADLDQLRHWISTDDSESLMTCFKNAKSARDHFSSIFHAGKPGDGDE, from the coding sequence ATGCTAATTAACCGGCTAGTGGTCATTGGTGTTGGCCTAATTGGTGGTTCGGTTGCTCGAGATGCGCGCAAGTTTGGCTTGGTCAAAGAAATTATCGGCTGTGGTCGCGGCGAAGCTAATTTGCAAAAAGCGGTTGAGTTGGGTGTTGTCGATAGTTACACCACCGATGTTGCTGACGCAGTCAAAGATGCCGATATGGTTTTAATGGCTGCGCCGATGGGCGCTTTTGAATCGCTTTTTCGAGCCATGAAACCTGCGCTATCACCGAACACCATTATTACCGATGCCGGTAGTGTTAAAGGTTGCGTGGTTGACGATGCAATAAAGGTCTTCGGCGAAGTACCTGCTAACTTGGTGCCAGCCCACCCGATTGCTGGAACTGAAAAATCCGGTGTTGAAGCTTCGTTTGAAGGGCTTTATCGAGATCGACGAGTGCTGCTAACGCCAACCGAGCAGACTGATCCACAAGCGACTGCCAAGGTGCGCGCTCTGTGGACGGGTATTGGTGCTCGGGTCGATGAAATCGGCGTTGAGCACCATGACAAAGTGCTGGCTGCAACCAGTCATTTACCGCATTTGCTAGCTTATGGTTTGGTCGATACCTTGGCGCGAATGGATGATAGTCGAGAAATATTTTCCTACGCCGCCGGTGGTTTTCGTGACTTTACCCGAATTGCCGCCAGTGACCCGCAAATGTGGCACGACATTAACTTCACTAACCGCAAAGCCATTTTAGAAGTGCTCGATTTATATCGCGCCGATCTGGATCAGTTGCGTCATTGGATTAGCACCGATGATAGTGAATCGTTAATGACTTGTTTTAAAAACGCCAAATCCGCCAGAGATCATTTCTCCAGCATTTTTCACGCCGGAAAGCCGGGTGATGGAGACGAGTAG
- the hisC gene encoding histidinol-phosphate transaminase has product MSCDFEALAQVGVQGLKPYVPGKDEDELKRELGLTSVVKLASNENPLGISTKAKAAAEAVLADLTRYPDDAGFSLKQALIARNPGITSEQITLGSGSNDNLELLARVFAGPGDQVVFSEHAFAVYPIATKAVGADAVIVPAKEYGHDLAAMAAAITDKTKLVFLANPNNPTGSWFDRTAFEAFMVQVPESVIVVLDEAYGEFVNLPQYPRGTDYMGQYANLVVTRTFSKAWGLAGLRVGYSFASPQVAGLLNRVRRPFNVNQIAMRAAEAVLTDQDYLDRVIQMNQAGYQQLVNACDQQGWAYLPSIGNFLCIKVAENAADSDQIFNALLRKGIIVRPVAGYGMPEYLRVSVGTESENQAFIDALIEVSSAGPANAN; this is encoded by the coding sequence ATGAGCTGTGATTTTGAAGCACTGGCACAAGTTGGAGTTCAAGGCTTAAAGCCTTATGTACCAGGCAAAGACGAAGATGAATTAAAACGCGAGTTAGGTTTGACCAGCGTTGTCAAATTGGCCAGCAATGAAAATCCTCTTGGTATTTCAACCAAAGCCAAAGCGGCTGCAGAAGCTGTTTTGGCCGATTTAACCCGCTATCCAGATGATGCTGGCTTTTCACTTAAACAAGCGTTAATAGCACGTAATCCTGGCATTACTTCTGAGCAAATTACCCTAGGCAGTGGTTCAAACGATAACCTTGAATTACTGGCGCGAGTATTTGCTGGGCCGGGCGATCAAGTGGTGTTTTCCGAGCACGCATTTGCGGTATACCCGATTGCAACTAAAGCCGTGGGTGCCGATGCGGTGATCGTTCCCGCTAAAGAATATGGCCACGATTTAGCAGCAATGGCAGCGGCAATTACCGATAAAACAAAATTGGTTTTTTTGGCTAATCCAAATAACCCTACTGGAAGCTGGTTTGACCGCACTGCCTTTGAAGCCTTTATGGTGCAAGTGCCTGAGTCGGTAATTGTGGTGCTGGACGAAGCCTATGGTGAGTTTGTCAATTTACCGCAATATCCGCGTGGCACCGATTATATGGGGCAATATGCCAATTTGGTGGTGACGCGTACCTTTTCCAAAGCATGGGGTTTGGCCGGTTTGCGGGTTGGTTATAGTTTTGCATCGCCGCAAGTCGCCGGGTTGCTAAATCGGGTGCGTCGTCCGTTCAATGTGAATCAGATTGCAATGCGAGCCGCTGAAGCCGTATTAACTGATCAAGATTATTTGGATCGAGTGATTCAGATGAACCAAGCGGGCTACCAGCAACTGGTGAATGCCTGTGATCAGCAAGGGTGGGCTTATTTGCCATCAATCGGTAATTTTCTCTGTATCAAAGTGGCTGAAAATGCTGCGGACTCGGACCAGATATTTAATGCGTTGCTGCGCAAAGGCATTATTGTTCGGCCAGTTGCAGGTTATGGCATGCCAGAATATTTGCGGGTTAGCGTCGGTACTGAATCAGAAAACCAAGCGTTTATTGATGCACTGATTGAAGTATCTAGTGCAGGACCTGCCAATGCTAATTAA
- the pheA gene encoding prephenate dehydratase, which yields MSQDKKQMLEQLPDNLPGLRDEIDQLDSKIQQLINQRALCAEKVGEVKMKAGEDPLFYRPEREAQVLRRVMERNDGPVGNEQMARLFREVMSVCLALEEPMKIAFLGPEGTFTQQASLKHFGNSIISKPLPAIDEVFREVEAGGANYGVVPVENSTEGVVNHTLDTFVKSPLKICGEVELRIHHHFMVPESLKNQIGTIKRIYSHQQSLAQCREWLDRRFPGVERHAVGSNAEAAKIASERDDAAAIGGEMAATQYGLAIHASNIEDEPDNTTRFLIIGRETVLSSGKDKTSLLISAENRPGALFGMLEAFARKGLDLSRIESRPSRQGNWNYVFFLDVLAHNDDPAMQAVLEEFATKPMLVKVLGSYPIAVL from the coding sequence ATGTCACAAGATAAAAAACAGATGCTTGAGCAGCTACCGGATAATTTGCCGGGGCTGCGTGATGAAATCGATCAGTTGGATAGCAAAATCCAACAATTGATTAATCAGCGGGCGCTATGTGCCGAAAAAGTGGGCGAAGTGAAGATGAAAGCGGGTGAAGATCCGCTGTTTTATCGCCCGGAAAGAGAAGCGCAAGTGCTGCGTCGGGTTATGGAGCGTAACGACGGCCCGGTGGGGAATGAACAAATGGCGCGTTTATTCCGCGAGGTGATGTCGGTTTGTCTGGCATTGGAAGAGCCAATGAAAATTGCCTTCCTCGGCCCAGAAGGTACCTTTACCCAGCAAGCATCGTTAAAGCATTTTGGAAATTCTATTATTTCCAAGCCGTTGCCAGCGATAGATGAAGTGTTCCGTGAAGTAGAGGCGGGCGGCGCTAATTACGGCGTGGTGCCGGTTGAAAATTCTACTGAAGGCGTGGTTAACCACACACTAGATACCTTCGTAAAATCACCGCTGAAAATTTGTGGTGAAGTCGAACTGCGGATTCACCACCATTTTATGGTGCCGGAATCACTGAAAAACCAAATCGGTACTATCAAGCGAATTTACTCGCATCAGCAATCGCTAGCGCAATGCCGCGAATGGTTGGATCGACGTTTTCCGGGTGTTGAGCGGCATGCGGTTGGCTCTAACGCAGAAGCAGCAAAAATTGCCTCAGAGCGAGACGATGCTGCAGCTATTGGCGGTGAAATGGCGGCCACTCAATATGGTTTGGCAATTCATGCCAGCAATATTGAAGATGAGCCAGACAACACCACTCGTTTCTTGATTATTGGTCGAGAAACCGTTCTGTCATCGGGTAAAGATAAAACTTCATTGCTGATTTCGGCAGAAAACCGCCCAGGTGCCTTGTTTGGCATGCTGGAGGCCTTTGCTAGAAAAGGCTTGGATTTGAGTCGAATCGAGTCTCGTCCATCGCGTCAGGGCAATTGGAACTATGTGTTCTTCCTTGATGTGTTGGCGCATAACGATGACCCTGCAATGCAAGCAGTGCTTGAAGAGTTCGCAACAAAACCTATGTTAGTCAAGGTGTTGGGTTCTTATCCGATTGCAGTGCTTTAA
- the serC gene encoding 3-phosphoserine/phosphohydroxythreonine transaminase, whose product MNQQVFNFCAGPATLPQEVLKAVQQELRDWQNLGVSVMEVSHRSKPYEAMAAEAEQDLRDLMHIPDNYKVLFLQGGATAQFAMTAMNLLGKSGQADYIQTGIWATKAIKEGSRYGEVSIAGDCTENGFSRVPQQSELTLNPNADYLHYTTNETIGGLEFNYIPDAGDVPLVVDMSSNILSRPIDVSRFGVIYAGAQKNIGPAGLTIVIIRDDLMEQFLPFTPTVWQYKNHADNDSMLNTPPTFGWYLAGQVFKWLKRQGGIEAIAEINQRKAQKLYAAIDQSEFYSNPIDLMNRSWMNVPFVLADESLNAAFLEQAEARGLLNLKGHRSVGGMRASIYNAMPEAGVDTLIAFMAEFEQKNWQSQTIQTA is encoded by the coding sequence GTGAATCAGCAGGTATTTAACTTCTGTGCAGGGCCAGCAACTCTGCCACAAGAAGTCTTAAAAGCAGTGCAGCAAGAATTGCGCGATTGGCAAAACTTGGGTGTTTCGGTGATGGAAGTAAGTCATCGCAGCAAACCCTATGAAGCGATGGCCGCAGAAGCTGAGCAAGATCTTCGCGATCTGATGCATATCCCGGATAATTACAAAGTGCTGTTTCTTCAAGGCGGAGCAACCGCACAATTTGCCATGACAGCGATGAACCTGTTGGGTAAATCGGGTCAGGCTGATTATATTCAAACCGGTATTTGGGCGACCAAAGCAATTAAAGAAGGCAGCCGTTATGGTGAAGTCTCTATCGCAGGTGATTGCACCGAAAACGGTTTTAGCCGAGTGCCGCAGCAATCGGAATTAACCTTAAATCCAAATGCTGATTATCTGCACTACACCACCAATGAAACGATTGGCGGCTTGGAATTTAATTACATTCCAGATGCTGGTGATGTGCCGTTGGTAGTCGATATGTCTTCTAATATTTTGTCTCGGCCAATCGATGTTAGCCGTTTCGGTGTTATTTACGCCGGTGCGCAAAAAAATATTGGCCCTGCCGGTTTAACCATTGTGATTATTCGTGATGATCTGATGGAGCAGTTTTTACCGTTTACGCCAACGGTATGGCAATACAAAAACCATGCAGACAATGATTCCATGCTCAATACTCCGCCAACTTTTGGCTGGTATCTGGCGGGCCAAGTATTCAAGTGGCTCAAGCGTCAAGGTGGCATAGAGGCCATTGCAGAAATCAACCAGCGTAAGGCGCAAAAGCTTTATGCAGCGATTGATCAATCTGAATTCTATTCCAACCCGATTGACCTGATGAATCGTTCTTGGATGAATGTGCCTTTTGTATTGGCTGATGAATCGTTGAATGCGGCATTCCTTGAACAGGCAGAAGCGCGCGGTCTATTGAACTTGAAAGGTCATCGAAGTGTTGGCGGTATGCGCGCCAGTATTTATAACGCGATGCCTGAAGCCGGTGTAGATACCTTGATTGCATTTATGGCTGAATTTGAACAGAAAAACTGGCAAAGCCAAACAATACAGACTGCCTGA